CAGGTGCGTGATCGCGAACGATGCGATAAAACCCAAAATGATTCCAAGCACGCCGCCCATCAGACTGAGCACGACCGCCTCCACCAGAAACTGCATCAGCACATCGGAAGACCGTGCACCCACAGCGCGGCGGATACCGATCTCACGCGTACGCTCCGTTACTGACACCAGCATGATATTCATGATGCCGATTCCGCCGACGATCAGGGAGATCGTTGCGATCGCACCCAGAAGCGCCGTCATCGTCGCACCGGCGCGGTTCAGCGTGCCCGACATCTCCTGCATGTTCACCTGGTCCATCGAAGGCATGTTCGCCAGGATGAACGAGGAGACCGATGTCGTCAGGCCCTTGGTCAGCGCGGCCTCGGCCTGTGTTGTCACGGTAAAGTCATCCGCCGTGCCGAACTGTGCACCCGGCATCACGTTCACTGCCTCGCCCGAGTTATGAGGCTTGGCCGCATCCAGCTTGTGCCGCTGCCGCAGCAGAGTCTTGACGTCGCTTGCGATGCGCGTCGCGTCTCCAGCCTGGCCCGCTGCAATCGTAATGCCCGTGATGTAGTTGAAGCCCATGATCTGTTGCATCACCGGATAGGGGACAAACACCATCTGCCCCTGCTCCTCGTCGCTAGTGGTAAACACACCAACTACTGTGAACTCGTGGTCGCGAACCGTGATCGTCTTTCCGACCGGATTCACGCCCTCGCCAAAGAGCTGGTCACGCAGTACAGATCCCAGAACGGCAACATTCGCCGAATTAGCGACGTCGCTCGCTTTAAAGAACTTACCTTTTTTGAACTTGAAGTCGTACATCAGCGGATACTCGAAGTCCGTACCAAGTATCTGGCCGTAGTTACGCTCCCCGCCATTGACCACCCAGCCGCGCGCGCGGATGGTGGCCGCCATGTGTCCGATGCCGTCGATCTTGCCGATCTCATAAGCGTCATTCGATGTCAGCGTGCTGGCCGATCCCATACCGGTGGCGATCTTGGACTGCTCGCCGCCGCGGGTAAAGTTACCAGCCTTCACGAAGATCAGCGTAGTACCGGCCGATTTGACGTCCGAAGAGATGCTCTCCTGAGCGCCTGTGCCCAGGGCAAACATCGTAAGAACAGCCGCCACACCGATGGTCATACCAAGCACGGCCAAGCCGGTTTTGAGCTTATTCGCCCCAAGCGCTTTGAGTGCAATCTGGAAACTATTCTTGAGCATTATTCAAACCTCAGGGAAGCAATTGGAGGAACGCGCGAAGCCTGCCGGGCAGGATACCAGCCGAAGAAGATTCCGATGGCGGCGGAGATGAGAAAGGTTGCGATGACCGATAGAGGCGAGATCGAGGTAGACCATTGCACGGAGTGCGAGATGGCTGCGGCAACTATAAATCCAATGACGATGCCTAAAAGCCCCCCGACCACGCTGAGCGTAATCGACTCGATGACGAACTGCATAAGCACATCGCTGGATGTAGCTCCCACTGCGCGGCGAATACCTATCTCACGCGTACGCTCGGTAACAGAGAGCAGCATGATGTTCATGATGCCGATTCCGCCGACGATAAGCGACACAGTAGCGATACTTCCGAGCAGCACACTCATTGTCTGGCTCGACCGATCGAGCGTCTTCGAGAGCTGTCCCAGCGTCACCTTCTCCAGACCATCAATGTTGCCGACGACGGCCTGCGCAATCTCCGGCCTCATGCTTCCCTTCGAAAGCTCCTTGCGAGCCTGGTTGGTTACGGTGAAGTCGTCCGGAGCCTTGGCTGAGATATTGTGACGCTTCCGCAGAAGATCGGTCACAGTCTTAGAGACACGTGTGACATCTCCGGTCGACAACGTCGTCAAGGTGATGTCGTTCAGCTTGGAGAGATTGAGAAGCTTCTGCATGGTGCTGATCGGAATGTAAATAGCGTCGAACTGATCGTCGCCCGGCTCCGGAGCTACCAGCCAGCTGCTGCTGCCCACCACACCCACGACCTCAAAGGTCTGCTTCCACAGGGTTACTTCTTTTCCAATCGGAGACGCATCGCCAAAGAGCCTCTGGCTGGTGACATATCCCAGAACGCAGACCTGCTTCGCGCTGGAGACTTCCTTCTTGTTGAAGAAACGTCCCCATGGAAAGACCCAGGCGCGGCGGATTAGCGGCAACGAAGAATCGTCGCCATGAACACGCGTGTACCAACGCTTGTCTCCCGCTACGACGTGCACATTCTCGTGGATGCCCTCCGAGACGTACTGCACGCCCTTGATCTTGCGGATCTCGTTGGCGTCGTCGTTGGTCAACGTAGCCGCCGCACCAAGACCAGCCTCCGAGTCGCCCAGACGCTGACGCGAAGTGGGATGGTTGTGAACCGCGAAGGGATCATCCTCGGGGTGCCCAGCTAGAAGGAAGTGAGCCCGCTGACTGGAATCCCAGGCAATCTGCTTCAACACCGGAGCTTGAGGCATCGGAGCCGGTTCATAAGCCGCCGGCTCAATCGCATCAGCCGCGGCCTTTTCCACTTGCACCTGGTAGTTGCCAGCCGTGACCACGATCAGGTTCATGCCTGCCGCACGCACCTGATCCTGAATAGCCGTCTGAGCTCCGTTGCCAAGCCCAACCATCGTCAGCACGGTCGCCACGCCGATGGTCATGCCCAGCATCGTGAGTCCGGTTTGTAGTTTATTTCTACGTAGCGCCTTCAGGGCGATGGTATAGCTGGTCTTTACGGACATTAGATCTTTCCCTTCGTGATCGCGAGCGGCATGTCTGCAAGCTCACCCTTCGCCGTACGCCGGGTGTGATGTTCAATGTCGGAGGTGATGACACCGTCCTTGAACGAGACGATGCGCGAGCCATACTCCGCGACCTCCATCTCGTGCGTGATCAGAACGATCGTGATTCCGCGCTCGTCCTTGAGCTTCTGGAAGATGTCCATGACCTCCACGCTCGTGCGGCTATCGAGGTTTCCGGTCGGCTCGTCGGCCAGCAGGATGGAAGGATTGTTCAGCAGAGCACGGGCGATTGCCACACGCTGCTGCTGTCCACCGGAGAGCTGGTTGGTGTGGTGCGAGTGACGATTCTCAAGACCCACCGAGGCCAACGCCTCCATGGCACGCTTTCTGCGATCGGCTGCCGACACCTTCGCGCCGTGGTTATAGAGCAGCGGCAGTTCAACGTTTTCGAGCGCCGTCGTCCTGGTCAACAAGTTGAATCCCTGGAAGACAAAGCCGATCTGCCGATTGCGAACGCCGGAGATCTCGTCGTCGCTCAGGTGCGAGACATCGCGGCCATCCAGCAGGTACTGCCCACTGGTCGGCTGGTCCAGACAGCCCAGAATGTGCATCAAGGTAGATTTGCCGGATCCCGACGGGCCGATGACCGATACGAACTCACCCGCGTTAATGTCGATGGAGATCGAATTCAGCGCGTGCACTTCGATGTCTTCCATCTTGTAGGTTTTAGTTAGATTTCGAATCGAGATAACAGGTGTCATTTGTCGTTGGCTCTTTCGTCGGATTTATGTGGCGAGACGTTACTCAAGAGGAGTGTCGGTCAAGGAATATTCGTGGACCAGATTCCCCAGTAAATATCGGAAGATTGAGCTATCTTGCAGTGCAAACGGCCATTCAGGCAAATCAATTAAGTAATACGCCGCCGCAGCTACGCGCTGAGCGTAGCGAGACAGGAAATAGTTGGATAGGTGCCGGAGAGCGAGTAACTCCCCGACACCTATCCTCAGCGATTTAGGGTTTCTTGTTCAACTCGCTCTTCGGCGTAGTCGTGGTGGTATGGGCAAAGTTCCACATCACCATGGCGATGGACTTCTCACCGCCAGCGATACCGTAACGCTTGCCCGCTCCTTCGATCACGTAATACTCATCCGCCGCGTGAGCACGTCCACCGCCGCCCGCGCCGCCACCGGCGATCGGAAGACCTACAGGAGTGAAGGTCGTATCGCCCTGCGGTCCATTGGTGAACATATAGCCAGGCCATGCGCCGCCCATCTCGTTTCCGCCAGCCAGAATCGTCTCGTTCTTCGAGAGCTTCTGGTACGGAATGTTGAAGGCGTCGTAGGTCTTCTCGACCGCGTGCGCGATGTCGGTGTCGTACTGCATCTTCGACCACTCATCGTCGCCGATCACGGTCAGTTCAACATCCTTGTAGCCATTCCGGTCTAGCTGCGCGCGGATCTTCTTCACGATATCCGAGCCGTGCTGGTTCGGGAGATACCGGATGCTGTGCTTGGAGGTGATCTTGTTGGGCAGGATCGAACCCGAACCACCGGCGAACATATTGCCGCCCCACACGCCGTCGAAGTCGAAGGCGGTGTGATAGCGAGCCATGCTCACCATCTGCTCGGCGTTGTCCGCGATAAAGCGGCCTACGCCCAGATTCTTTGCAGCCTGCTTGATGTCGATCTTCGCAGCCTGCTTCTTGAGCATCTCCTTGTCTTCCGCATCCAGCGGCTCGATACCATCGTTGAAGCCCTGGATCAACGGCGTGTTGCCGTCGAGCGAGGTCAGCGAAGCCAGCATGTGTGCGTGACGCCACGCCGGGCTATCCACCGAGCGCATGTTGATGCCGTGGATATCCGACTGGATCGGGCCGCGTCCCCAGCTCTTACCGCTAGTCGACAGCTCGATGAACAGGCAGCCTTCAGAGCCACCACGCACCGTCGAGAAGCCCTGGTCGTTCTGACCGGCAAACATCATAAAAGCATCCGCGGGAGTCAGAAGATCGCGATGCTCCTTGACGAACTTGCGCAGTCCGATCGAGAGACGCTCTTCGTCGCCCTCCGCAACGAAGATCAGGTTGACCGGCAGGTGACCCATCACCGCCTTCATCGACATGAGGGCGTTCAGCTCCACCATCTCGGGGCCCTTGGAGTTCGTCGCTCCGCGACCAATGAGTACCTTCGTCGCATTCGGCACCTCAGCCACCTTCGCGTCCACGATCTTCGCCTCGAACGGCGGCGAGGACCAAGCATCTGGCTGAGTGATCGGCATGGTGTCGTACATCCAGTAGACGGCCAGCGTCTTCGGCGCACCCTCATCGCAACGTGCATAAACCACAGGATTACCGGGCTTTCCAACCTCGGTCATGCCCACGTCGTAGACGCGCGTCTCCTGGCAGCCGAGCTTTTCGAAGAATCCCTTCACCATCTCGGCCGACTCCGGAATACCTTCGCCGCTGATGGAGACGCTGGGCTGCTGCACCCACTTCTGCAGATTCTCGACGTGCTCGTCGATGTGGTCGTCGATGTATTGAAATACCTTCTGCATCTCCGGCGGGATCATCGCCATGTTGATCTGCAAGGTAGTGTCATCGTGCGCGCGGATACCTAGCTTGGGCTTCGGCGGCGCAGCAGCCAGATGACGCATAGGCTTATTGTTCGAGGTACATCCCGACAAGAATACGAGTGCCCCCAGAGAAGACACGAATCCTAGACTCCGATTCAAGCGCATACGACGCAGCCTCCTATGGCTACATACCAGGATAAGAAGAGTCACTTCGAACAACACCGCGAAGCAGCGAATAGCTCGGGCGCTGTTTAGATATAACCAGGCAGTAAGACCTAGCTCATCTCTAAAGTCAGGATGTAAATGCAATGCGGTGAAGCTCGGGAATGGAACTTAATGCAACAGGCAAAACCGGTAGTTCACAGACTGCGAAGCAGGTGGACCTTCGGTGCTCACATTACAGCAATCACAATTTGTTGCGGCGTGACCTGAATATAGGAGAGTGTCATCACTGTGTCAATAAAAATTGTTATTGCGAGGCAACGTTTTCGATTGTGCGAGAAACCCGCAGTTCCAGAGCCTATTTCCCAGGCAGCCTCATATCCTGCTACGAAAAAATAGTAGAAGCTGCTCCATCCAGTAACTCCGACTGGTTGCTGAATACCGGTTCAGAGATCACCTTCTCTATCGCTTCAACGACATAGCCACCAGACTTAACGAGAGAGGCGAAGCGTCTCCGCCTCGCCTCTTCGACTTATTAATTCCATCTGTCTACTACTTAATTTGCCTGTTAGAACTTACTTTCAGCTTCCTTTTAATTAATTCTCCCGATAGTTCAGCAGTGGCTTCTGGTTCGCGGGAATCGCCGACTCATACTTCTTCCCCACCATCTGACGATCGAACTCGACTTTGGCCTTGGCTACCAGCTGCGGATCCTTGAACAGCTCCACCGCCGTCAGCGCCAGCGCTTTGGATGCAACGACCATCCCGTCCTGTCCGATGCTCGTGCCCGTCGTCGCAGCGGCCTGCCAGGTGTGCGCAGAGCTGCCCGGAACAAAGGTAGCCGCACTCAAACCAATCGTCGGTACCGTCCAGCTCACATCGCCCACATCGGTAGAAGCCGCGGCCCCGTTGGGGTCGAAGGGCTTCAGCGGCTGGACTACATTGGTCAGGCTCAGATCGCCAGCCGCGCCCGGAGGCAGCGTCTTCTGCAACGCCAGCGCGAACTCCTTCTGCTTATCGTCCATCTGGTAGCCGCCGACGAACTCCAGGTTCTTCTGCATCTCCGCAGCCAGCACATCGTTGCCCAGAATATTGGAGTCACTGCTGATGATCTTCACATCGAGCTTAGTCTCCGTCATCATGGCCGCGCCCTGGGCGATCTTGTTGATCCGCCCCCAGATCCCATCCAGCGTCTGGCTCGAAGGATTACGCGCCATGATATAAAGCTCGGCAAGATCGGGCACCACGTTCGGAGCCACACCGCCCTTGGTCACAATGTAGTGGATGCGGGTGTTGCTCGGCACGTGCTCGCGCATGAACTCAATGCCATTGCCCATCAGCATCACGGCATCGAGCGCCGAGCGTCCGCGATCCGGCGCAGCAGCAGCGTGGGCGGCTACTCCATGAAAGGTGAACTTCGCCGACGTCACCGCCAACATGCCGCCGTTGTTGACCGAGTTACGATCGCCCGGATGCCAGTGCAGCACCACGTTCACGTCGTTGAACAGTCCGTCACGCACCATGTACACCTTGCCCGAACCACCCTCTTCGGCGGGCGTGCCGTAGTACCGCAGCGTGCCCGCGATATGGTTTTTGACCATGTAATCCTTCACGGCCACCGCGGCCAGCGCCGCTCCCGAACCCAGCAGATTGTGCCCGCAGCCATGCCCCGAGCCACCCTCAACGATGGGCTCGCGCGTGGCCACCATCGCCTTCTGCGACAGTCCCGGCAACGCATCGAACTCACCCAAAATCGCGATCACCGGCTTGCCCTGTCCATAGCTCGCGATGAAACCCGTAGGCTCATCGGCGACACCGGCCTGCACCGTAAACCCAGCCTCCTTCAAATGATCCTGCAAGAGCTGCGAGCTTTTGGTCTCGTGATAGCCAAGCTCCGCATAGTCCCATATTTGTTTGGAGACCTGCTTGTAAGTGGAGGCGTTGGCGTCGATCGTCGCCACAATTGCTTTTTTATCCGCAGCCGTCTCCTGCGCATACGCCTGCACTGCCAACACGCCGCAGAGCATCCCCGCGGAGACTACCAGAACGCGATTCACCGTCATACGCCTGCTCCCATCAAAATAGCACTCAGTTAGTTACAAATAGCGTACAGCCTAACCTACCAAGGCTGTATGCCGCATCGCTGCCGATTACTTGCCTACTCCGGCTACTACCTTGCCCTCGAAGACAACCGCCTTCGTCTTCTTCACGGCTGCGATGTCTGCGGTAGGATCGCCATCGAGAGCCACGAAGCTAGCCTCTTTGCCTACCTCCAGCGTTCCCATGTCGCTCCAACCCGCCAGGGCCGCACTGTTGATCGTCGCGGCCACCAGCGCCTGTTGCGGCGTCGCGCCGAACTTCACCATCGTAATCATCTCGTCCAGCACGGTGCCGGTGCCGGGCGCGTAGCTCATATCCGAGCCCGCGCACATCTGCGAGGCCATACCGTTCTTCAGCCCCAGCTTGAAACTCGCGAAGTGGTTCGCCGCCAGTTCCTTACCCTTGCGGATACGGTGCGCCGGGCCGTGGTCTCCGCCCTGCACGATGTTGTCCACGACGAAGACCGTCGGGTCCCACCAGACATGATGAGCCTTCATGTAATCGACCGCCTCCTGGTTTAGTTCCGAGGCGTGCTCGATCGAATCGACACCCGCGTGCAGCGCATCAAGAATAGTCTTTGTGTTCTCGTCATGCGCCGAGACCTTCACGTGCGCCATGTGCGCCTGCTCGACGATGACCTTCATCTCCTCCGGCGATAACTGCTCCGCCGTCGGCGAATCCAGCGGCGAGCCTACACCGCCCGACGCCATGATCTTGATGACCTTCGCGCCGTACTTGATCTGCAGATGCACTGCCTTCTCCGCATCGGCAGGCGAGTTGATGAAGCCCTGCAGCGGCGTATAGAAAGCGTCGAGATTGATCGTCGAAGGAAAGGTAAAGTGATCCGAGTGGCCCGCCGGAATCGACATCGGGTGGCCCGCCGGAAGCATGTGCGGCCCCATCACCGTGCCTTCATCAACCGCATCCGCCAGCGCCACGTCGATGAACCCATCGGTCCCAAGCACGCGCACGCCGACGATGCCTGACTTCAGCGCATACTCCATATTTCTCTGCGCCCGTAGCGTCTGCAAGCCATAAGAGGGATTCGTCTCCCCACCCGCCGGACCGGCAGTATTCAAGTGGATGTGCGAGTCGATGAAGCCCGGAACGACCGTATAACCCGAGAGGTCCACCTCCTGCGCGCCCGCAGGCACCGGCAGCGACGCGCCAATCGCCGTGATCTT
This is a stretch of genomic DNA from Granulicella sp. WH15. It encodes these proteins:
- a CDS encoding ABC transporter permease, with the protein product MLKNSFQIALKALGANKLKTGLAVLGMTIGVAAVLTMFALGTGAQESISSDVKSAGTTLIFVKAGNFTRGGEQSKIATGMGSASTLTSNDAYEIGKIDGIGHMAATIRARGWVVNGGERNYGQILGTDFEYPLMYDFKFKKGKFFKASDVANSANVAVLGSVLRDQLFGEGVNPVGKTITVRDHEFTVVGVFTTSDEEQGQMVFVPYPVMQQIMGFNYITGITIAAGQAGDATRIASDVKTLLRQRHKLDAAKPHNSGEAVNVMPGAQFGTADDFTVTTQAEAALTKGLTTSVSSFILANMPSMDQVNMQEMSGTLNRAGATMTALLGAIATISLIVGGIGIMNIMLVSVTERTREIGIRRAVGARSSDVLMQFLVEAVVLSLMGGVLGIILGFIASFAITHLLMWPASVSPTAVALAFGIAGATGVFFGFYPARRASVLNPINALRYE
- a CDS encoding ABC transporter permease, producing the protein MSVKTSYTIALKALRRNKLQTGLTMLGMTIGVATVLTMVGLGNGAQTAIQDQVRAAGMNLIVVTAGNYQVQVEKAAADAIEPAAYEPAPMPQAPVLKQIAWDSSQRAHFLLAGHPEDDPFAVHNHPTSRQRLGDSEAGLGAAATLTNDDANEIRKIKGVQYVSEGIHENVHVVAGDKRWYTRVHGDDSSLPLIRRAWVFPWGRFFNKKEVSSAKQVCVLGYVTSQRLFGDASPIGKEVTLWKQTFEVVGVVGSSSWLVAPEPGDDQFDAIYIPISTMQKLLNLSKLNDITLTTLSTGDVTRVSKTVTDLLRKRHNISAKAPDDFTVTNQARKELSKGSMRPEIAQAVVGNIDGLEKVTLGQLSKTLDRSSQTMSVLLGSIATVSLIVGGIGIMNIMLLSVTERTREIGIRRAVGATSSDVLMQFVIESITLSVVGGLLGIVIGFIVAAAISHSVQWSTSISPLSVIATFLISAAIGIFFGWYPARQASRVPPIASLRFE
- a CDS encoding ABC transporter ATP-binding protein; protein product: MEDIEVHALNSISIDINAGEFVSVIGPSGSGKSTLMHILGCLDQPTSGQYLLDGRDVSHLSDDEISGVRNRQIGFVFQGFNLLTRTTALENVELPLLYNHGAKVSAADRRKRAMEALASVGLENRHSHHTNQLSGGQQQRVAIARALLNNPSILLADEPTGNLDSRTSVEVMDIFQKLKDERGITIVLITHEMEVAEYGSRIVSFKDGVITSDIEHHTRRTAKGELADMPLAITKGKI
- a CDS encoding M20/M25/M40 family metallo-hydrolase, which encodes MRHLAAAPPKPKLGIRAHDDTTLQINMAMIPPEMQKVFQYIDDHIDEHVENLQKWVQQPSVSISGEGIPESAEMVKGFFEKLGCQETRVYDVGMTEVGKPGNPVVYARCDEGAPKTLAVYWMYDTMPITQPDAWSSPPFEAKIVDAKVAEVPNATKVLIGRGATNSKGPEMVELNALMSMKAVMGHLPVNLIFVAEGDEERLSIGLRKFVKEHRDLLTPADAFMMFAGQNDQGFSTVRGGSEGCLFIELSTSGKSWGRGPIQSDIHGINMRSVDSPAWRHAHMLASLTSLDGNTPLIQGFNDGIEPLDAEDKEMLKKQAAKIDIKQAAKNLGVGRFIADNAEQMVSMARYHTAFDFDGVWGGNMFAGGSGSILPNKITSKHSIRYLPNQHGSDIVKKIRAQLDRNGYKDVELTVIGDDEWSKMQYDTDIAHAVEKTYDAFNIPYQKLSKNETILAGGNEMGGAWPGYMFTNGPQGDTTFTPVGLPIAGGGAGGGGRAHAADEYYVIEGAGKRYGIAGGEKSIAMVMWNFAHTTTTTPKSELNKKP
- a CDS encoding amidohydrolase encodes the protein MTVNRVLVVSAGMLCGVLAVQAYAQETAADKKAIVATIDANASTYKQVSKQIWDYAELGYHETKSSQLLQDHLKEAGFTVQAGVADEPTGFIASYGQGKPVIAILGEFDALPGLSQKAMVATREPIVEGGSGHGCGHNLLGSGAALAAVAVKDYMVKNHIAGTLRYYGTPAEEGGSGKVYMVRDGLFNDVNVVLHWHPGDRNSVNNGGMLAVTSAKFTFHGVAAHAAAAPDRGRSALDAVMLMGNGIEFMREHVPSNTRIHYIVTKGGVAPNVVPDLAELYIMARNPSSQTLDGIWGRINKIAQGAAMMTETKLDVKIISSDSNILGNDVLAAEMQKNLEFVGGYQMDDKQKEFALALQKTLPPGAAGDLSLTNVVQPLKPFDPNGAAASTDVGDVSWTVPTIGLSAATFVPGSSAHTWQAAATTGTSIGQDGMVVASKALALTAVELFKDPQLVAKAKVEFDRQMVGKKYESAIPANQKPLLNYREN
- a CDS encoding amidohydrolase family protein, which produces MMKIQAAAMFALSSTLASGIAYAADAPAKTLYVRAGKLMTSAAEPLKGPMTMVVTDGKITAIGASLPVPAGAQEVDLSGYTVVPGFIDSHIHLNTAGPAGGETNPSYGLQTLRAQRNMEYALKSGIVGVRVLGTDGFIDVALADAVDEGTVMGPHMLPAGHPMSIPAGHSDHFTFPSTINLDAFYTPLQGFINSPADAEKAVHLQIKYGAKVIKIMASGGVGSPLDSPTAEQLSPEEMKVIVEQAHMAHVKVSAHDENTKTILDALHAGVDSIEHASELNQEAVDYMKAHHVWWDPTVFVVDNIVQGGDHGPAHRIRKGKELAANHFASFKLGLKNGMASQMCAGSDMSYAPGTGTVLDEMITMVKFGATPQQALVAATINSAALAGWSDMGTLEVGKEASFVALDGDPTADIAAVKKTKAVVFEGKVVAGVGK